The genomic stretch GGCTGGCCGGTCACCCACTACGGGCCGGTCCCCAAGTTCCGTCCCGAGCGCTGGGAGTTCAGGGTCTTCGGGGCCACCGCCGACGGCGAGAAGCACTGCTGGAACCACGAGGAGTTCGCGGCCCTGCCGTACACCTCCGTCGTGGCCGATCTGCACTGCGTCACGAAGTTCAGCATGCTGGGCGCCGAGTGGGGCGGGATCCCCGCCCGGACCATCCTGGAGCTCGCCCCGCCCGCCCCGGCCGTCACCCATGTGATGGTGTGGGCCGAGTACGGCTTCAGCTCGAATCTGCGCCTGGAGGACTTCGCCGCAGAGCGCACCATCTTCGCCACCCACAAGGACGGCGAACTGCTCACCGCGGAGCACGGCTTCCCGCTCCGCCTCGTCGTGCCCCATCTGTACGCCTGGAAGGGCCCCAAATGGGTCCGCGGCGTGGAGTACATGACCGCCGACCGCCGCGGCTTCTGGGAGGAGCGCGGCTATCACAACATCGGCGACCCCTGGAAGGAACAGCGCTACTCCTACCAGGAGGAGCCGGGGGACGGCCCTGAGCTCTAGGCTCCGTGGGCTCTGGGCTCTGGGCTCTGGGCTCTAGCCGTCCCTGAGCCTCTTCAGCCGCTCCACGTCCGCCGCGTGCCCTTCCTTGCCGCCGGGCGTCTCGATGATCAGCGGTACGCCCTCGGTGGCCGGGTGGGTCATCAGCGCCCGGAACGGGTCCTCGCCGATATGTCCGGCGCCAATGTTGGCGTGCCGGTCCTTGTGGGCGCCGACCACATCCTTGGAGTCATTGGCGTGGATCAGCTTCAGGCGTCCCTCGCCGACCGTGTCCACCAGTAGGTCCAGGGTCTGATGCATGCCGTGCGGGCCTGTCAGATCGTGTCCGGCGGCGAAGATGTGACAGGTGTCCAGGCAGACGCCCAGCTTGGGATGGGCGTCCAGAGCCTCGAAGTAGGGCCCGAAGTCCCAGGTGCGCGAGCAGATCGAGGAGCCCTGGCCCGCGGTGGACTCCAGCAGCAGGAACGGGTCGTCGTCCTGGGTCAGCTCGTCCAGCAGCGGCAGCATGTGCTCCCGCACCTGCTTCAGCGCCACCGAGCGGTCCCGGCCTCCGGTCGCGCTGCCCGTGTGCACGACCACGCCCAGCGCGCCGATTTCCCGCCCCCGCCGCAGCGAGTGCCGCAGCGACTCCACCGACCGCTCCACGGTCGCCTCGGTGTGCGAGCCGAAGTTGATCAGATACGGGGCATGGACGTACGCCGGTATCGACCCCTCCGCGCAGGCCGCGCGGAACTCCTCGTCCTGCCGCGGATTGCCCACCGGGGTGGCCCACCCGCGCGGATTGGCGACGAAGACCTGCACGGTCTCGGCCTTGAGCTCACGGGCGTAGGACAGACCGACCGAGTTCAGGCCGCCGGCCACCGGGACATGGCCGCCGACGGGATTGCGGATCATCTGTGGTGCGCGTCCCGTCACCGGATCTCGATGGTGATCGTCGAGCCCTTGGGCGCGGTGTCGCCGCCCTCCACGGACTGGCCCTCGACGGTGTCGCCGAACAGGCCCAGCAGCCCGCGGTCCTCCTCGACCTCGAAGCCCGCGGCCTCCAGCTCGGCCTTGGCGTCGTCGACGTTGTCGCCGACCACGTCCGGGACCTCGACCATCTCGGGGCCCTTGGACAGCGTCAGCGTCACCGTGTCCCCGACGACGACCTCGCTGTCGGCCTCCGGCGACTGCGCCGCGACCTCGCCCTTCTCGAAGTCGGGGGAGGTGACCTGCTCGGCGGCGACCTTCACCTTCAGACCGACCTCGTCCAGCTCGGCCCTGGCGTCGTCGAGGCTCTCACCGGTGACGTCCGGAACGTCGACCGGACGGCCCTTGCTGACGACCAGCGCCACCGCGGAGCCCGAGCGGCGCTCGGTACCGGCGGTGGGGTCGGTGGAGATCACCGAGCCCCGGGCGACGGAGTCGCTGAACTCCCGGGTCACCATGCCCGGTTCCAGGCCCGCGCCGGCGAGCAGCTCCCGCGCCTTGTCCAGGCGGTAGCCCTCCAGATCGGGGACCTTCACGACCTCCGGGCCCTTGGAGACGACCAGGTTCACCGAGTCGTTCTGCCGGATCCGGCTGCCGACCGCGGGGTCGGTGCTGATGACCTGGCCGCGCTTGACGGTGTCACTGAAGGCACGGTCGACCTTGCCGACCTCCAGACCGGCGTCCTCCAGCCGGTCCGCGGCCTTCGCCTCCGGCTGGCTCAGCAGTGCCGGGACCCGGGTGAACTGGCCGGAGTTGATGTACCAGACGCCGGCGCCGACACCGAGCACGAGCAGCACGGCGACGACGAGGGCGAGCGGGCCGCGCCTGGGCCCCCGGCGTCCAGTGGGCGCGGGCGGCGGCGGGGGCGGCGTTTCGAAGCGGCTCGTGCGGTGGAACCGGTCCGGCTCCTCCTCGGCCTCGTTGACCGGCAGCGGGCGCGGCACCGTCAGCGAACGCGGGATCACGCTCGTACGGTCCTCGGCGTTGTCGTGCTCGGCGGACAGGGCCTGCGGGGGCAGCGCGTCCAGCTGGTCCGCGCCGAGCCCGGCCCGGGCCTGGCGGGCCTCGGCGAGCAGGGCGACCGCGTCGTGCGGACGTACGGCCGGGTTGCGGGCGGTGGCCGAGGCGACCAGGGCGTCCAGCTCGTAGGCCATGCCCGGCACGACGGCGGAGGGCGGCGGTACGTCTTCGTGCAGATGCTTGTAGAGCACGATCGCGGGGGAGTCGCCGTCGTGCGGCTTCTCGCCGGTGAGCATCTCGTACAGGACGACACCGCACGCGTACACGTCGACGCGGGCGTCGGCGGCGCCGGGCTGGTCGATCTGCTCCGGCGCGAGATAGGAGACGGTGCCGAGGACGGCACCGGTGGTGCTGGTGACCGTGTCCACGGACCGCACCAGACCGAAGTCGGCGACCTTGACGCGGCCGTCGTCCCCTATGAGCACGTTCTCCGGCTTCATGTCCCGGTGCACGAAACCGGCCCGGTGCGCGGCGCCGAGCGCGGCCAGCACCGGCTCCAGGATGTCCAGGGCGGCCCGCGGCTGGAGCGCCCCCCGGTCGCGCAGCACGTCACGCAGGGTGCAGCCGGCGATGTACTCCATGGCGAGGTAGACGTACGACCCGTCGGTGCCCTGGTCGAAGACCTGCACGACATTGGGGTGCGCGAGCCGGGCGACCGACTTCGCCTCCCGGATGAACCGCTCCACGAACGTGCCGTCGGCCGCGAGCCCCGGATGCATCACCTTCAGTGCGAGCACACGGTCGAGCCGGGTGTCCACGGCCCGGTAGACCGTGGCCATCCCACCGACGGCGATCCGCGCCTCGACGCGATAACGTCCGTCGAGCACCTGCCCGACCAGCGGGTCCTGAAGGGTCGTATCCACGCAGGCGAGTGTACGAGCAGCGACTGACACGACTGCCGTTCAGTCCGGAACAGGGGCGGTACTGAAGCCGACCTGTGACGCAACCCACGGTCGCAACCGGTTGCTCAGAACGCGGGCCGCTCCGGATCCAGCACCGCCCTTCCCGTCACCGGCGAGGACGCCTCCGCGAAGTGGCGGCGCGGGATGCGGCCCGCGCGGTGGGCCAGGCGGCCCGCCTCCACCGCGTGCCGCATCGCGTCGGCCATCAGCACCGGCTCCTTCGCCCGCGTCACCGCCGAGGCGAGCATCACACCCGCGCACCCCAGCTCCATCGCGAGCGCCGCGTCCGACGCCGTACCGGCACCGGCGTCCAGGATCACCGGCACGCGCGCGTGCTCGACGATCAGCTGGAAGTTGTGCGGATTGCGGATCCCGAGCCCGGAGCCGATCGGGGAGCCCAGCGGCATGATCGCCGCGCACCCGACGTCCTCCAGCTTGCGGGCCAGCACCGGGTCGTCGTTGGTGTACGGCAGCACCGTGAAGCCGTCGTCGACGAGGGTCTCGGCCGCGTCCAGCAGCTCGATGGGGTCCGGCAGCAGGGTCCGCTCGTCGGCGATGACCTCCAGCTTGACCAGATCGGTGCCGAGGGCCTCCCGCGCGAGGCGGGCGGTGAGCACGGCCTCACCGGCGGTGAAGCAGCCCGCCGTGTTCGGCAGGACCCGGATGCCGAGCTTCTCCAGCACGGACAGGACCGATCCGTGCACCGAGGCGTCCACCCGGCGCATCGCGACCGTCGTCAGCTCCGTCCCGGACGCCACCAGCGCCCGCTCCAGGACCTCCAGGCTGGGCGCCCCGCCCGTCCCCATGATCAGCCGGGACGAGAAGGACATGCCGCCGAGGACAAAGGGATCGTCGGCCATGGGTCAGCCTCCTTGGACGGCGGTGAGGACCTCGACGCGGTCCCCTTCGGACAGGGACGTCGAGGACCACTGCCCGCGCGGGACGACGGTTTCGTTGAGGGCGGCGGCCACTCCGGAGGGCGCCGCGGTGAGGGACCGCACGAGCGTGTCGAGAGCCGTGCCCGGCTCGATCCGACGGGGCTCGCCGTTGACCGAGATGCTGACCGAGCTGTTCATACGCGCTGCTCCAGGACTGCGAACCGCTTCGGGCTGAACGGACGGGCCTCGTCGATGAGTTCACCCGTGGCCAGGGCGTGCGCGAGGGCGTCGCCGGTGACCGGGGTGAGCAGCACGCCGTTGCGATAGTGCCCGGTGGCCAGCAGCAGGCCGTCGAGCTCGGTCGGGCCCAGCAGCGGCGCGTTGTCCGGGGACCCCGGGCGCAGCCCCGCGCGGGTCTCCGTGAGCGGCAGTTCGGTGATGCCGGGCATCAGCTCGTGCGCGTCGCGCAGCAGCTCGTACACGCCGCCCGCGGTCACCGTGGTGTCCCAGCCCTGCTCCTCGCTGGTCGCGCCGACGACCAGCTCGCCGTTCTCGCGGGGCACCAGGTAGACGTGGCTGCCGCGCACCATCGCGCGGACGGTCCGGCTCAGGAACGGCGCGTGCCGGCGCGGCATGGACAGCCGCAGCACCTGGCCCTTCACGGGCCGTACGGGAGGCAGTACGTCCTTCGGGACGCCCGCGAGCCGTCCGCTGAGGCTGCCGGCCGCGAGGACCACCTGACCCGCGGGCAGCACGGTCCCGTCCTCGGTCACACAGCCCGCGGCCCGGCCCTGGACGACGCTGAGACCGGCCGCCCACACCCGGTGGAAGACCACGCCCTCCAGTTCGCAGGCGGTCACCAGGGCCCGCGCCAGGCTCCGCGGGTCGATCTGGTGGTCGCCGTCCACCCGGAGCCCACCGCGCACCCCCGGCGCCAGCATCGGCTCCAGACGCCGGCAGTCCCGCCCGGACAGCCACTCGGAGTCCAGGCCCGACTCCCGCTGGAGCGCGTGCAGTTCCCGCAGATGCGCACGGTCGTCGGCGTCCAGCGCGACGGCGAGCGTGCCGCACTGCCGGTAGCCGAGGTCCTGGCCCGTGAGGTCGGTGAGCTCGGCCGCGAACTCGGGATAGCGGCGGGCCGAGGCCAGATTCAGGCCGAGCAGGGTCTGCTCGCCGTAGTGCAGTTCCGTGACGGCGGCCAGCATCCCGGCCGCCACCTGGGCGGCGCCGCCGCCCGGCTCGGGGTCCACCACGGCCGTGGCGAACCCGCGTTGCGCGGCCCGCCACGCCGTGACCAGACCGATGATTCCGCCCCCGAGCACGAGGACGTCTGACGAACGCGTAGGCAACATGGGCGTCCAGCCCCTCCCTTCGCCGGCATGACCCGGATCAGGTTCGTACGGTCGGAGGCCGCCAGCCTCCCTCTCAGCCCGGTGCGTCCGGGCTCCCGCGAGTGCTTGTACGTTGGCCACCCTAGCCGCTCGTTCCACGCCTCTGTAGGGAGCCTCGTCCCATGCCCCGCTCGCTCGACGGCCTCGTCCTCGCCCCTGTCGCCGACCAGGCCCCAGGTCAGGTGGGAACCCGGACCCGGTTCACCTACCACGAGAAGGACGGTGAGATCTGGGCCGAGTACGCGGGCGGCGATGTCGTACGAGGGCATCTCGTGGGTACCCGGGAGGGTGACCGGCTGGACTTCCGGTACGTGCAGCTCAAGCGGGACGGGACCACGTCGTCCGGGCACTGTGTGTCGACGGTCGTGGAGCTGCCCGACGGGCGGGTGCGGCTGGAGGAGACCTGGGAGTGGGAGTCGCAGCCCGGCCAGGGAACCAGCGTTGTGGAGCAGGTCACGCGGCACGACGGCTGACTGACAAATTGTCAGTTGTCTATGGTGATCAGGTGAGCGAGCAGACGACGACGTCGCAGCGGCGGGTGGTGGTGGTCGGCGCGGGCATGGCCGGCGTGCAGACCGCGGTCGCCCTGCGCGAACAGGGCTTCACCGGCACGGTCACCCTGATCGGCGCCGAGCCCCACCAGCCCTACGACCGGCCCCCGCTGTCCAAGGCCGTCCTGCTCGGCAAGGCCGAGGGCTCCGCCTTCGACGTGGACTTCGAGGCGCTCGGCATCGACCTGAGCCTCGGCCGCGAGGTGCTGGGCGTGCGCCCCGCCGACCATGAACTGGACACCGCCGAGGGGCCCGTCCGGTACGACGTCCTGGTCCTGGCCACCGGCGCCGAACCGATTCGGCTGCCGGGCGCCGAGGGCGTGCCCGGGGTGCATCTGCTGCGCACCCTGGACGACGCCGAGCGGCTGCGGCCCGTGCTCGCCCGGCAGCACGACATCGTGGTGGTCGGGGCGGGCTGGATCGGCGCCGAGTTCGCCACCGCCGCGCGCGAGGCGGGCTGCTCGGTGACGGTCGTGGAGGCCGCGGACCGGCCGCTCGCCGGCGCGCTGCCCGCCGAGGTGGCCGCGCCGATGGTCGGCTGGTACGCCGACAGCGGGGCCGAACTGCGCACCCACGCGCGCGTGGCGAGCGTCGAGCCCGGCGCGGTCGTCCTCGACGACGGCTCGACGCTGCCCGCCGGCGCCGTCGTGGTCGGCATCGGCGCCCGTCCCGCCACCGGCTGGCTGGCGGGCTCCGGGATCGAGCTGGGCGCGCACGGCGAGGTGGTGGCCGACGAGCGGCTGCGCACCTCCGTGCCCGACGTCTACGCGGTCGGCGACTGCGCCTCCTTCCCGTCGGGCCGCTACGGCGAGCGCCTCCTGGTCCACCACTGGGACAACGCCCTCCAGGGGCCCCGCACGGTCGCCGCCGACATCATGGGCGAGGGGCCCGTGGTCTACGACCCTGTGCCGTACTTCTGGTCCGAGCAGTTCGGCCGCTTCGTCCAGTACGCGGGTCACCACACCTCGGCCGACAGCACGGTCTGGCGCGGCGACCCCACCGGCCCCGCCTGGACGGTCTGCTGGCTGCGCGAGGGCCGCCTGATCGCCCTGCTGGCGGTGGGCCGTCCCCGGGACCTGGCCCAGGGACGGCGGCTGATCGAGGCGGGGGCGCGGATGGACGAGGAGCTGCTGGCGGACCCGGCGAGGCCACTGAAGAC from Streptomyces davaonensis JCM 4913 encodes the following:
- a CDS encoding thiazole synthase translates to MADDPFVLGGMSFSSRLIMGTGGAPSLEVLERALVASGTELTTVAMRRVDASVHGSVLSVLEKLGIRVLPNTAGCFTAGEAVLTARLAREALGTDLVKLEVIADERTLLPDPIELLDAAETLVDDGFTVLPYTNDDPVLARKLEDVGCAAIMPLGSPIGSGLGIRNPHNFQLIVEHARVPVILDAGAGTASDAALAMELGCAGVMLASAVTRAKEPVLMADAMRHAVEAGRLAHRAGRIPRRHFAEASSPVTGRAVLDPERPAF
- the thiO gene encoding glycine oxidase ThiO; translation: MLPTRSSDVLVLGGGIIGLVTAWRAAQRGFATAVVDPEPGGGAAQVAAGMLAAVTELHYGEQTLLGLNLASARRYPEFAAELTDLTGQDLGYRQCGTLAVALDADDRAHLRELHALQRESGLDSEWLSGRDCRRLEPMLAPGVRGGLRVDGDHQIDPRSLARALVTACELEGVVFHRVWAAGLSVVQGRAAGCVTEDGTVLPAGQVVLAAGSLSGRLAGVPKDVLPPVRPVKGQVLRLSMPRRHAPFLSRTVRAMVRGSHVYLVPRENGELVVGATSEEQGWDTTVTAGGVYELLRDAHELMPGITELPLTETRAGLRPGSPDNAPLLGPTELDGLLLATGHYRNGVLLTPVTGDALAHALATGELIDEARPFSPKRFAVLEQRV
- a CDS encoding NAD(P)/FAD-dependent oxidoreductase, whose amino-acid sequence is MAGVQTAVALREQGFTGTVTLIGAEPHQPYDRPPLSKAVLLGKAEGSAFDVDFEALGIDLSLGREVLGVRPADHELDTAEGPVRYDVLVLATGAEPIRLPGAEGVPGVHLLRTLDDAERLRPVLARQHDIVVVGAGWIGAEFATAAREAGCSVTVVEAADRPLAGALPAEVAAPMVGWYADSGAELRTHARVASVEPGAVVLDDGSTLPAGAVVVGIGARPATGWLAGSGIELGAHGEVVADERLRTSVPDVYAVGDCASFPSGRYGERLLVHHWDNALQGPRTVAADIMGEGPVVYDPVPYFWSEQFGRFVQYAGHHTSADSTVWRGDPTGPAWTVCWLREGRLIALLAVGRPRDLAQGRRLIEAGARMDEELLADPARPLKTAVL
- a CDS encoding sulfite oxidase-like oxidoreductase, encoding MGQPVESASGGAAQPELPPGQRLQRGWPVTHYGPVPKFRPERWEFRVFGATADGEKHCWNHEEFAALPYTSVVADLHCVTKFSMLGAEWGGIPARTILELAPPAPAVTHVMVWAEYGFSSNLRLEDFAAERTIFATHKDGELLTAEHGFPLRLVVPHLYAWKGPKWVRGVEYMTADRRGFWEERGYHNIGDPWKEQRYSYQEEPGDGPEL
- the pknB gene encoding Stk1 family PASTA domain-containing Ser/Thr kinase; its protein translation is MDTTLQDPLVGQVLDGRYRVEARIAVGGMATVYRAVDTRLDRVLALKVMHPGLAADGTFVERFIREAKSVARLAHPNVVQVFDQGTDGSYVYLAMEYIAGCTLRDVLRDRGALQPRAALDILEPVLAALGAAHRAGFVHRDMKPENVLIGDDGRVKVADFGLVRSVDTVTSTTGAVLGTVSYLAPEQIDQPGAADARVDVYACGVVLYEMLTGEKPHDGDSPAIVLYKHLHEDVPPPSAVVPGMAYELDALVASATARNPAVRPHDAVALLAEARQARAGLGADQLDALPPQALSAEHDNAEDRTSVIPRSLTVPRPLPVNEAEEEPDRFHRTSRFETPPPPPPAPTGRRGPRRGPLALVVAVLLVLGVGAGVWYINSGQFTRVPALLSQPEAKAADRLEDAGLEVGKVDRAFSDTVKRGQVISTDPAVGSRIRQNDSVNLVVSKGPEVVKVPDLEGYRLDKARELLAGAGLEPGMVTREFSDSVARGSVISTDPTAGTERRSGSAVALVVSKGRPVDVPDVTGESLDDARAELDEVGLKVKVAAEQVTSPDFEKGEVAAQSPEADSEVVVGDTVTLTLSKGPEMVEVPDVVGDNVDDAKAELEAAGFEVEEDRGLLGLFGDTVEGQSVEGGDTAPKGSTITIEIR
- the thiS gene encoding sulfur carrier protein ThiS; translated protein: MNSSVSISVNGEPRRIEPGTALDTLVRSLTAAPSGVAAALNETVVPRGQWSSTSLSEGDRVEVLTAVQGG
- a CDS encoding deoxyribonuclease IV, with the translated sequence MIRNPVGGHVPVAGGLNSVGLSYARELKAETVQVFVANPRGWATPVGNPRQDEEFRAACAEGSIPAYVHAPYLINFGSHTEATVERSVESLRHSLRRGREIGALGVVVHTGSATGGRDRSVALKQVREHMLPLLDELTQDDDPFLLLESTAGQGSSICSRTWDFGPYFEALDAHPKLGVCLDTCHIFAAGHDLTGPHGMHQTLDLLVDTVGEGRLKLIHANDSKDVVGAHKDRHANIGAGHIGEDPFRALMTHPATEGVPLIIETPGGKEGHAADVERLKRLRDG